A window of Spartobacteria bacterium genomic DNA:
TCCCAACGTTGCCAAACCCATGCACATCGGACATATCCGGTCGACCGTGATTGGCAATGCATTGGATCGTCTTTACCGCTTTTTGGGTTATCGCGTACTGTCTGACAATCATCTCGGTGACTGGGGCACGCAATTCGGTCTGATGATTATGGGGTACAAACACCTTGTGGACAAAGCAGCACTGGAAGCATCCCCCATTGAAGAACTGGAACGCATCTACCGTGAAAGCTATAACCGGTCGCAGGAATCTGCTGAATGGCTGGATGCGGCACGTTCTGAACTGGTTAAACTTCAAAAAGGCGATGAAGTTAACAATGAATTATGGCAGATGTTTATCGATTTAAGCAAAAAAGAGTTTAGTCGCACCTATGCGCGGCTTGATATCGATTTCGATTTAGAACGCGGAGAGAGCTATTACAACGACAAGCTGGACGGAGTCATCGCGCTCCTCGAAAAAAAGAGGTTGTCAGAAGAAAGCGAAGGAGCCTTGGTTGTCAAGCTGGATGAAGACAATCTTCCACTGTGCATTGTGCGCAAAAGCGATGGCGGATACAATTATGCGACAACAGATATTGCAACCGTTCTTAATCGTTGTGATGAGTTTAAACCAGATGAAATTATTTATGTTACAGATGAACGCCAGCAGCTTCATTTCAGTCAATTTTTTGCCATCTGTCGCAAACTCGGCGTTACCGCTGAGCTCAAGCATGTCTGGTTCGGCCTCATGCGGCTTCCACATGCCACGTTCTCCACACGGCAGGGAAATGTTATTAAGCTGGAGGCACTGCTGGATGAAGCAGAAAAACGCGCGATGGAGATATTGAACCAGGGTTCCTCCATGCTTTCGCCGGAACAGAAAGCAGATGTCGCCGCAGCCGTCGGAATTGGAGCTGTAAAATATGCCGACTTAAGCCAGAATCCGCAGAGTTTAGTGACCTTTACCTGGGACAAAGCCATGTCACTGGAAGGGAATTCAGCCCCTTATTTGCAATATGCGTATGCACGCATCGCCAGCGTTCAGGACAAGTACACAGAACGCTATTCCGATGTATCGCTCAATGATTATCCGATACTTATACAAGAACCTGTAGAACGGCGCCTCGCACTGCACTTATTGCGATTTGGCACAACGATCGAAGCGGCAGCCAAGAATTATCGTCCGAATTTCCTGGCCGATTACCTCTATGAATTAGCGCAGTTGTACAGTTCCTTTTATCAAAATGTACCCTTTCTCAAGGCAGAGGATGGTATACGGGAAAGTCGTATACGTTTATGCGCTCTGGTAGCCCGCACATTGCAAACAGGTCTCCATTTGCTGGGTATCCGCACTCCCGAGCGTGTATAATTCGCTTATGATCCCGCTTGAAAAATCTCCGATCACGGAATGGAAACATGCTGCCGGCGAACAATGGGACGACTGGCAGTGGCAAATGCGGAACCGTTTGCTGACAGCTGGCGGCTTACGTGCGTTTACGGCATTAACCGAAGCGGAAAACGAGGCACTGAATGCACATAGCCTACAGCCGCCTTTGTCCATAACCCCCTATTATCTCGATGTCATTCTATCTAATGGAGCGGATCATCCCTTGCGAAAAACCATGATCCCCGCGTTCAGTGAGCATCATTCTTCTGACGAGCTGTTAGATCCGCTGGGAGAAGAAACACACAAAGTGACAGATGCATTGATTCACACCTATCCAGACAAGGCCCTGTTACTGGTTCATGATCAATGCCCTGCCTACTGTCGCTATTGCACGCGTAAACGCAGGGCCGGCAAAAAATCCGCCGCCAGCACAAAAGATATTACGGATGCAGTCAACTACCTGCGGGGGCATCCCGAAATCCGTGATGTGCTTATATCTGGTGGAGAACCTCTGCTGCTGAAAAGTAAACAACTGGATGAGTTACTCTCTGCCCTGAGAACCATTCCTCACATTGAAATTATACGCATCGGAACAAAAGCTCCTATGACCCTTCCGCAGCGCATCACCACCAGTCTGTGCAATGTGCTGAAAAAACATCAGCCTATATGGATTTCGATGCATTGCACCCATCCCGATGAGTGGACCCCGGCATCAAAAAAAGCGGTGGCAAGATTGGTCGATGCAGGCGTGCCCTGCGTCAGTCAGACCGTCTTACTCAAAGGGGTCAACGCCGATGCCGACACCATACGAACACTGATGCAGACCTTATTATACAACAGGGTTAAGCCATATTATTTATTTTTACCTGACATGGTGCAAGGCATTGACCGCTTCCGTATTCCCGTGGACGACGCCTTAGAAATCATACGTCAACTTCATGGATTTACCAGTGGTCTGGCGGTTCCATCGCTGATGATCGATGCTCCGGGCGGCGGTGGAAAAATCCCGCTGCTACCGGACTATGTCATTTCTCATAAGCGTGGATTATGGGCATTGAAAAATTATCACGGGGAGACCTATCACTATCCTGACCCCGCCTGCGCCGTTGACCGCTGAAAATCCTGCGATCGACCACCGCAGCACGATCACTTGGTTTTTCGCATGCGGGAGACGGGCTGTTTCTTAAGCACAACCTCTTCAGCAGAGTGCATCGCCTGGATCATCTCTTTTTCATCGGCGGCATCTCTTAAATCATAAATTAACGGTGTACATCTGGCCATAAGGCATAATCGAGCCAGCGTGTGAAGATGTAATCTGTCATCCTGACAACATAGAAGAAAAAAGATGTCCGTGGTTTGCCCATCAAGCGATCGAAAAGGAATGGGCGCTGACGTCCTGGCTATGCAAAGGAATGATTCTTCGAATAAGTACGGATCATGATGCTGTGTATGAAGAACCGCATAACCGCCGGTCAAGGCCGTTGAGCCCAATCGCTCCCGTTCCTGCACACTATGCAGCAAGTCAGCCTTATCGATCACAAGTCCCGTTTTATCAGCCAGATCAACTATATTGCGTATAAGTGACGGGCTGGTTCGGGCATCAATCATAGAGCACACAGACGTTGCCATAATAAGTTCGCCCACACGGTAATCGACGACGGAGTGATAGGCTTCCACCCGTTTCACACCTTGCGAGTGATACTGCTCCAATCGACCATTCTCCAGCCCGATGATTCGCTGACTGGCCCATTTGTCGATATCCACACGACGAAACGAAATACGATCCCCCTGCTTTTCAAAAGGGATTTCGTACGAACGCACCAGTTCATTCAGTTCCTGAAGCTCGAGATGGAGATATCGCGCAACTTCTTCTACAGTAAATATAACATGTGACATAACGGAGCGATGTATGTCACTTATTCTGCAGCTTATCCAGATACTTTTTGTATTTTTTCATTTCCGCATCAAACCGCTGTTGTTCTTCGCCAGCAAGAATAGCCAATTCCTGATCAAGCAGCTGATCATTGGTTTTATCTTCAATCAGGTATTTTTTCGCCAGCATCGTTTCTTCCGGCATTCCTTCTGTTTCTTCAATCGATGTGGGATTGGCCAAAGCCACTGTAACAAAGATAATCGTCTCCGACTGTTTATGCGTTTTTTCTGTATGAGAAAAAAGGCGGCCCAGCACCGGTATACTTCCCAGCAGAGGCACTTTCGTCTCCGCATCATTGTTATCCACTTCAGCCAAGCCGCCAATCGCTACGGTACGGCCACTCATTACGCTGAACATGGTTTTAATGGTCTTCGATGAATAGATAGGAAAGGTATTACCGTCCGGTGCGGTTTTTTCACGCAAATAACGGATCAACGCCGGTTCAATCATGACGGTAATATTGTTGCTGGTGTTGATAGTCGGTGTTACATCTAATTTAATACCATAATCAAAATACGGCATATCTTTATCCAGTTCAGTGGTATACGTAACTGTTTTTGTATCCGAATCCGTATCTTTGGATACGCGGATATTAGGCTCCTTCGTTCCTATATGGATGGAAGCCGTTTCTTCATCTAAAACCACAATCTTTGGGTTGGATACCACCTTAACCCCGTTGTTCTGCCGCAACGCACTCAGAATAAGTGAAAATTCAGCAGGAGAAAGAATGGCACTGCGGACATCATCCACAGTCTTCGAATAAATATCTTTGGCGACATCTGTGACTGACTGCCCTTTGCCTTCCGTCGCATTATTCCACGCCTGCGGTCCGCCGTCCCAGGACATACTCTGGATCGTTGATCCATCTGCGCCAGGCCAGATATCGTAATCATCCCCCGACGATAAAACCGTCCGCTCTCCGTTTACGTCATAATAATTGCGCTGAGCGGAGCTTTTTGCCTGTACATCGTAACGAGTCATTTCAGCGGCGTTGGATCGCTCGGATTTACGTGAATCCTTTAGACTCCAGCTCATGCCTCCCAGTCCCACTTCATATCCTTCAAGAATCGACCAGTCGATACCAATATTCTCGCGTGCTTCATCACTCAATTCAACAAACTTAGCTTCGATGTAAACCTGTTCTCTTGGCTGATCGATATGCTTCAGCGTTTCAAGAATGATCGGCAACCGTTCTACTCGATCGCGGACAACCAATGTATTCCCCGGCGCAGAGAAAGCAGCACCGCCTTCACTGACCAGTTCCTTGGCTACTTTGACGATTTCAGCTACGGCCAAATATTCTACAGGATACACCATGGATTCCATAGGCGCGGTATCCAGCTGCTCTTTGGGAACAATGGTGTAAATCCCCCCCTGTTTCTCAACCTTTGCCAGGCCTACTGAATCCAATATCACATTAAGGGCATCTTCCCACGGCACATTACGTATATTAACGCTCACAGTTCCCTGAATACTATTTGTTCCCATCACAATATTCGCTTCATCAATTGTTTTTGCAAACATGTTGAT
This region includes:
- a CDS encoding KamA family radical SAM protein produces the protein MIPLEKSPITEWKHAAGEQWDDWQWQMRNRLLTAGGLRAFTALTEAENEALNAHSLQPPLSITPYYLDVILSNGADHPLRKTMIPAFSEHHSSDELLDPLGEETHKVTDALIHTYPDKALLLVHDQCPAYCRYCTRKRRAGKKSAASTKDITDAVNYLRGHPEIRDVLISGGEPLLLKSKQLDELLSALRTIPHIEIIRIGTKAPMTLPQRITTSLCNVLKKHQPIWISMHCTHPDEWTPASKKAVARLVDAGVPCVSQTVLLKGVNADADTIRTLMQTLLYNRVKPYYLFLPDMVQGIDRFRIPVDDALEIIRQLHGFTSGLAVPSLMIDAPGGGGKIPLLPDYVISHKRGLWALKNYHGETYHYPDPACAVDR
- a CDS encoding helix-turn-helix domain-containing protein, encoding MSHVIFTVEEVARYLHLELQELNELVRSYEIPFEKQGDRISFRRVDIDKWASQRIIGLENGRLEQYHSQGVKRVEAYHSVVDYRVGELIMATSVCSMIDARTSPSLIRNIVDLADKTGLVIDKADLLHSVQERERLGSTALTGGYAVLHTQHHDPYLFEESFLCIARTSAPIPFRSLDGQTTDIFFLLCCQDDRLHLHTLARLCLMARCTPLIYDLRDAADEKEMIQAMHSAEEVVLKKQPVSRMRKTK
- a CDS encoding arginine--tRNA ligase, which gives rise to MIEAVLSDWVAQRIHALYPTIDLCEAALQVQPTQNEKFGDYQCNAAMAFAKKLSTKPRAIAEAIVNTSELPQGVKKLDIAGPGFINFHLSNEWLADLLLTKVDNDRLGVAKIGSGKTIVIDYSSPNVAKPMHIGHIRSTVIGNALDRLYRFLGYRVLSDNHLGDWGTQFGLMIMGYKHLVDKAALEASPIEELERIYRESYNRSQESAEWLDAARSELVKLQKGDEVNNELWQMFIDLSKKEFSRTYARLDIDFDLERGESYYNDKLDGVIALLEKKRLSEESEGALVVKLDEDNLPLCIVRKSDGGYNYATTDIATVLNRCDEFKPDEIIYVTDERQQLHFSQFFAICRKLGVTAELKHVWFGLMRLPHATFSTRQGNVIKLEALLDEAEKRAMEILNQGSSMLSPEQKADVAAAVGIGAVKYADLSQNPQSLVTFTWDKAMSLEGNSAPYLQYAYARIASVQDKYTERYSDVSLNDYPILIQEPVERRLALHLLRFGTTIEAAAKNYRPNFLADYLYELAQLYSSFYQNVPFLKAEDGIRESRIRLCALVARTLQTGLHLLGIRTPERV